The genomic DNA CGGACCAACCGCAAGGGGAAGAACAACACCCTCAAGGCCGAGCCCGGCGATGTCGGCTCGGTCTACGCGGTCGGCGCGGAGGAGGGCGGCCACGAGGCCGTGCATCCCGACCTCGGCACGCTCGCGGATTTCGAGCGGCTGGTCGCGGCGAGCCACGCCTACGGCATGGAGATCGCCCTCGACTTCGCGATCCAGTGCTCGCCGGACCATCCCTGGATCAAGAACCACCCGGAATGGTTCGAGTGGCGCCCCGACGGCACCCTGAAATTCGCCGAGAACCCGCCGAAGAAGTACGAGGACATCTCGAACGTCCACTTCTACGGGGGCGCCCTGCCCTCGCTCTGGATCGAGCTGCGCGACATCCTGCTCGGCTGGTGCGCGCGCGGCGTGCGCATCTTCCGGGTCGACAACCCGCACACCAAGCCGATCCCGTTCTGGGAATGGGTGATCGGCGAGGTCAACGGCCGCTACCCGGACGCGATCTTCCTCGCAGAGGCCTTCACCCGGCCGAAGATGATGAAGAAGCTCGCCAAGGCCGGCTACCAGCAGAGCTACACCTACTTCACGTGGCGCAACACCAAGCAGGAGCTCACCGACTACGCCCTGGAGCTGGCCGGCGAGATGGGCGAGTACTACCGCCCCAACTTCTTCGCCAACACGCCCGACATCAATCCCCACTTCCTCCAGACCAGCGGGCGCGCGGGCTTCGTGATCCGCGGCACGCTCGCCGCGACCCTGTCGTCGGTCTACGGCATCTACAACGGCTTCGAGCTGTGCGAGGCCGCGCCGTACCCGGGCAAGGAGGAGTATCTCAACTCCGAGAAATACGAGCTCAAGGCCTGGGACTACGACCGGCCGGGCAACATCCGCGAGCACATCGTCAAGCTCAACAGGATCCGACGCGAGAACCCCGCCCTCTGGGACTTCCGCAACGTGACCTTCACGGGTGCCTGGAACGACAACATCATCGCCTACGCCAAGTCGACGCCGGAGCGCGACAACTGCGTCTTCACCATGGTCAACCTCGACCCGAAGAATCGCCAGGAATGCACCTACGAGGTGCCGCTCTGGCTGTTCGGCCTGCCCGACGACGGCGCCGTCGAGGTCGAGGACCTGCTCCAGGGCTACACGTTCGAGTTGCGCGGCAAGACCCACCGCATCGCCCTCGATCCGGCCGAGCGATCCTGCGTGATCTGGCGCCTCCGGGCGCCGCGGCGGGTTGCGGGCTGAGGCCGCGCGTGGCACTCGGCCATGGCCCTTGAATGCGGCGGCGGGAATTCCCGTCGCCGACCCTCGCACCCGCGCGGCGGCCCGCCGCCCGCGCCCCGGCCGGGTCCCCCGCCGGTCCCGTCAGACTCGACCGATGAGGCAGCGACGCGATGATCGATCGCAGCGACCCGCAATGGTACCGTGACGCCATCATCTACCAGATCCACGTCAAGTCGTTCTTCGACTCGAACAACGACGGGATCGGGGATTTCGAGGGCCTGACCCAGCGCCTCGACTACGTGCGCGATCTCGGCGTGACGGCGATCTGGCTGATGCCGTTCTATCCCTCGCCGCTGCGCGACGACGGCTACGACATCGCCGATTACCGGGACATCAACCCGTCCTACGGGACCATGGAGGACTTCAAGGCCTTCGTGGAGGCGGCGCACGAGCGCGGTCTGCGGGTCATCACCGAGCTCGTCATCAACCACACCTCGGACCAGCACCCTTGGTTCCAGGCCGCCCGCGAGGCCCCTCCCGGCTCGCCCGAGCGCGACTTCTACGTCTGGTCGGACACCGACGAGCCGTATAAGGACACGCGGATCATCTTCCTCGACACCGAGGCGTCGAACTGGACCTGGGACCCGGTCGCCAAGCAGTATTTCTGGCACCGGTTCTACAGTCACCAGCCGGATCTCAACTTCGACAACCCGAAGGTGCTGGAAGCGGTCATCGACGTGATGCGCTACTGGCTCGACATGGGCGTCGACGGCCTGCGGCTCGACGCGATCCCCTACCTGATCGAGCGCGACGGCACGAACTGCGAGAACCTCGCCGAGACCCACGACGTCATCAAGGCGATCCGCGCCGCGCTGGACGCGAGCTACCCCGACCGGATGCTGCTCGCCGAGGCCAACCAGTGGCCCGAGGAGACCGCGCAGTATTTCGGCGACGGCGACGAGTGCCACATGGCCTTCCACTTCCCGCTGATGCCGCGGATGTACATGGCGATCGCCCGGGAGGACCGGCACCCGATCACCGACATCATGCGCCAGACCCCGGAGATCCCGGAGGGCTGCCAGTGGGCGATCTTCCTGCGCAACCACGACGAGCTGACGCTCGAGATGGTCACGGCCGAGGAGCGTGACTATCTCTGGTCGTTCTACGCCGCCGAGCGGCGCGCCCGGATCAACCTCGGCATCCGCCGACGCCTCGCGCCGCTCCTCGAGAACGACCGGCGCAAGATCGAGCTGATGAAGTCCCTCGTCCTGTCGATGCCCGGCACGCCGGTGCTCTACTACGGCGACGAGGTCGGCATGGGCGACAACATCTACCTCGGCGACCGCGACGGCGTGCGCACGCCGATGCAGTGGTCGCCCGACCGGAACGGCGGCTTCTCGCGGGCGAACCCGCAGAAGCTGTTCCTGCCGGCGATCCAGGACCCGATCTACGGGTTCGACGCGATCAACGTCGAGGCGCAGACCCAGGCCCAGACGAGCCTGCTGAACTGGACGCGGCGCATGATCGCGATCCGCAACAACAGCGTCGCGTTGGGGCGCGGCACCATCCAGTTCCTGTACCCGTCGAACCGGAAGGTGCTCGCCTGGATCCGCGAGCACGAGGACGAGCGGATCCTGTGCGTGGCGAACCTGTCGCGCGCGCCGCAGGCGGTGCAGCTCGACCTGTCGGAGCTGCGCACCGCGGTGCCGATCGAGCTGACCGGCGGCACCGAGTTCCCGCCGATCGGCGACCTGCCCTACCTGCTGACCCTGCCGTCCTACGGCTTCTACTGGTTCTCCTTGAGCGCCGCCCGGTCGGGGGTGATCGGCCCGCAGCAGGAGCCGCCCGAGCTGTTCACCCTGGTGCTCACCGGCGGGATCGAGACCCTGATGAGCGGGCGCGAGCGCGTCGCCTTCGAGCGCACCGTGGTGCCGCCGTTCCTGACGAGCCGGCGCTGGTTCGGCGCCAAGGGCTCGCGGATCAAGGCCACGAAGGTCGTCGACTGCGCCGCCCTGAAGGACGTCGACGGCAGCGCGCGCTTCCTGCTGCCGCGGCTGCAGGTGCAGCTCGCCAGCGGCGAGACCCAGGAATACTTCGTGCCCGTGGGCGTCGAGGAGGGCCGCGAGGACGAGACCCTCATGCCCTTCGCGGTGGCGCGGGTGCGCCGGGGGCCGCGCACCGGCCTGCTCTACGGGGCGGCCGGCTCCAACGACTTCGCCGCCTGCCTGATCGACGACATGCGGCAGGCCCGCGAGATCCCCACGGAGACCGGGCGGCTCGTCTTCGCCGTCACCTCGGCCTTCGACCCGGACGTCACGGTCGACGTGGCCGACATCCGCCGGCTCTCGGGCGAGCAGAGCAACACCTCGATCGCCATCGGCTCGAAGATGATGCTCAAGCTGCTGCGCCGCCTGCAGCCGGGCCTGCATCCCGAGATCGAGGTCGGGCGCTTCCTCACCGAGAAGGCGGGTTTCTCGAATACACCCGCCCTGCTCGGCACCCTGGAGCATGTCGCCGAGGACGGCACCCGGACCGCCCTGGCGGTCCTGCAGAAGTTCGTGATGAACCAGGGCGACGCCTGGACCCTGATGCTGGAGGGCCTGCGCCGGGACTTCGAGACCGTGGTGCTCACGCCCGAGAGCGAGGCCGCGACCCCCGAGGAGGCGTTCCAGGCCCACCGGCCCTGGGCCGACCTGCTCGGCCGGCGCACCGCCGAGCTGCACGCGGCACTCGCCATCGAGACCGACGACCCGGCCTTCGCGGCCGAGCCGTTCACCGGGGACGACCTCGCCGTGCTGGCGCGCGACGCCCGCCACCAGGCCGAGCGCGCCTTCCGGGCGCTCAAGGGCCTCGCCGACCGCGGCCTCGACGCCGGCAAGCCGGCCTGCGCGGAGCTCGGCCAGCGCCGGGGCGAGGTCGAGGCGCTGATCGCCGCGCTCACCGAAGCGCCGGTCCGGGGCGCCCACAAGACCCGCATCCACGGCGACTACCATCTGGGCCAGGTGCTGGTCGCCGAGAACGACCTGATCATCGTCGACTTCGAGGGCGAGCCCTCGCGCCCGGCCGACGAGCGCCGGGCCAAGTCGATGCCCCTGCGGGACGTCGCCGGGCTGATGCGCTCCTTCGCGTACGGCGCCGAGACGGTGATCCGGGAGATCACCGCGCGGTTCGCCGATTCGGAGGAGCGGGCGCGGGACGCGGCGACCGCGTGGCGCGGCATGATCGAGGCGGCGTTCCTCGCCGGCTACGAGACCGCGGTCGAGGGCTCCCGGGCGGCGGTGACCGATTCGGAGAGCCGGACCCGGCTGCTGCGCCTCTGCCTGCTGACCAAGGCGCTCTACGAGGTCGACTACGAGGCCAACAACCGGCCGGACTGGATCGAAATCCCCGCCCGTGGGGTTCTCACCATTCTGGACACGGACGGACACGAGCCCGGAGCAACTGTATGACGGCGATCGACGAGACCTTCGCAACGCGGGTCGACCCGGAGGGGGCGACGGCGCGGTCCGCGGATGTCCCGGGCGCCGGCGCCACGCAGCCGCCGAGCGTCCACCCGGACGCGGTCGCCGCGCTGATGGCCGCCAACCACGGCGACCCCTTCGCGGTGCTCGGCCCCCACCGGGTCGGGCCGAAGGCCTGGGAGGTGCGCGCCGTGCTGCCCGAGGCGCGGGCCGCCACCCTGGTGATGGACGGCCGCACCGCGCCCTTCGAGAAGCGCCATCCGGACGGGTTCTGGGTCGCGAAGGCCGAGGGCGAGCACCGGCCCCTCTACGAGATCGAGGTCGAGTCCTGGGACGGGACGAAGCGCCGCCGCTACGACCCCTACGGCTTCGGCTCCTCGATCGAGCAGTACGACGTGGCGGCGCTCCGCGAGGTCGGCACCAACCTCGTCTACCGGATGCTCGGCGCCCAGTCGGGGCAGCTCGACGGCATCGACGGCTTCCGCTTCGCCGTCTGGGCGCCCAACGCCCGCAAGGTCAGCGTCGTCGGCGACTTCAACGACTGGGACGGGCGGCGCCACCCGATGCGCCTCTGGCAGGACGGCGGCATCTGGGAGCTGTTCGTGCCGGGCCTCAAGGCCGGCGTGCGCTACAAGTTCGAGATCCGCGGCCCCGACGGATCCCTGGTCCCGCTCAAGGCCGACCCAGTCGCCTTCGCGGCCCAGC from Methylobacterium oryzae includes the following:
- the treS gene encoding maltose alpha-D-glucosyltransferase; its protein translation is MIDRSDPQWYRDAIIYQIHVKSFFDSNNDGIGDFEGLTQRLDYVRDLGVTAIWLMPFYPSPLRDDGYDIADYRDINPSYGTMEDFKAFVEAAHERGLRVITELVINHTSDQHPWFQAAREAPPGSPERDFYVWSDTDEPYKDTRIIFLDTEASNWTWDPVAKQYFWHRFYSHQPDLNFDNPKVLEAVIDVMRYWLDMGVDGLRLDAIPYLIERDGTNCENLAETHDVIKAIRAALDASYPDRMLLAEANQWPEETAQYFGDGDECHMAFHFPLMPRMYMAIAREDRHPITDIMRQTPEIPEGCQWAIFLRNHDELTLEMVTAEERDYLWSFYAAERRARINLGIRRRLAPLLENDRRKIELMKSLVLSMPGTPVLYYGDEVGMGDNIYLGDRDGVRTPMQWSPDRNGGFSRANPQKLFLPAIQDPIYGFDAINVEAQTQAQTSLLNWTRRMIAIRNNSVALGRGTIQFLYPSNRKVLAWIREHEDERILCVANLSRAPQAVQLDLSELRTAVPIELTGGTEFPPIGDLPYLLTLPSYGFYWFSLSAARSGVIGPQQEPPELFTLVLTGGIETLMSGRERVAFERTVVPPFLTSRRWFGAKGSRIKATKVVDCAALKDVDGSARFLLPRLQVQLASGETQEYFVPVGVEEGREDETLMPFAVARVRRGPRTGLLYGAAGSNDFAACLIDDMRQAREIPTETGRLVFAVTSAFDPDVTVDVADIRRLSGEQSNTSIAIGSKMMLKLLRRLQPGLHPEIEVGRFLTEKAGFSNTPALLGTLEHVAEDGTRTALAVLQKFVMNQGDAWTLMLEGLRRDFETVVLTPESEAATPEEAFQAHRPWADLLGRRTAELHAALAIETDDPAFAAEPFTGDDLAVLARDARHQAERAFRALKGLADRGLDAGKPACAELGQRRGEVEALIAALTEAPVRGAHKTRIHGDYHLGQVLVAENDLIIVDFEGEPSRPADERRAKSMPLRDVAGLMRSFAYGAETVIREITARFADSEERARDAATAWRGMIEAAFLAGYETAVEGSRAAVTDSESRTRLLRLCLLTKALYEVDYEANNRPDWIEIPARGVLTILDTDGHEPGATV